One Rosa chinensis cultivar Old Blush chromosome 5, RchiOBHm-V2, whole genome shotgun sequence genomic region harbors:
- the LOC112165599 gene encoding transcription factor DYT1 — protein MNLAPNTLPLWKMLVDHYLNDMEFVGSALDELCLSPDQEGCSQGGRMGRRRYNDQEDDSIYKSKNLKAERKRRAKLSDRLLKLRSLVPIITNMNKATIVEDSITYIYELQKNVNMLQDQLFEMEALSSLEVPESKPRKEEIDAAEEMKKYGIQVEVSVTQIDGNKLWIKAVLAKKRGGFTKLIEAMTEFGFELTDTSVTTSNGAMLVSSCLIGFHCDTLAVEQTRELMLDIINGI, from the exons ATGAATCTTGCCCCAAATACACTCCCACTTTGGAAAATGCTTGTTGATCATTATCTGAACGATATGGAATTTGTAGGCTCTGCCTTGGATGAGCTATGCCTAAGTCCCGATCAAGAAGGCTGCAGCCAAGGAGGTAGGATGGGTCGAAGGAGATACAACGACCAGGAAGATGATTCGATTTACAAATCCAAGAACCTGAAAGCCGAAAGGAAGAGAAGAGCGAAGCTTAGTGACAGGCTCCTCAAGCTACGATCATTGGTTCCCATCATCACAAAT ATGAATAAAGCAACTATCGTTGAGGACTCAATCACTTATATCTATGAGCTGCAGAAGAATGTGAACATGCTCCAGGACCAGCTCTTTGAGATGGAAGCATTGTCTTCACTGGAGGTGCCGGAGTCAAAGCCGAGGAAAGAAGAAATTGATGCTGCAGAAGAGATGAAGAAATATGGGATTCAG GTGGAGGTTAGTGTGACTCAGATTGATGGGAACAAACTTTGGATAAAGGCGGTTCTTGCGAAGAAAAGAGGTGGATTCACCAAATTGATAGAGGCCATGACTGAGTTTGGCTTTGAACTCACTGATACCAGTGTCACTACCTCCAATGGAGCAATGCTTGTTTCATCCTGTCTCATT GGATTCCATTGCGATACACTTGCAGTCGAGCAAACCAGGGAATTGATGCTGGatatcattaatggaatatag
- the LOC112166460 gene encoding (3S,6E)-nerolidol synthase 2, chloroplastic/mitochondrial has translation MDDIFVQHSQKLELFRHVLRNVAELDALEGLNVIDAVQRLGIDYHFQQEIDEILHKQMNMVSAHDDLHEVALRFRLLRQQGYVVPDDVFNNFKESNGMFKQALGEDIKGLISFYEASHLDTEGEDTLVEAGKYSAHLLKTSLPHLDHHQARIVGNTLGNPHHKCLASFMARKFFVTSQGTNTWLNLLKEVAQTDFSIVQSLYQNEIVQISKWWKELGLAKELKFARDQPLKWYIWSMACLADPKLSEERVELTKPISFIYLIDDIFDVYGTLNELILFTEAVNRWDIAAIDHLPDYMKICFKALYDMTNEISCKVYKKHGWNPLQSLKKTWASLCNAFLVEAKWFASGQLPKSEEYLKNGIVSSGVNVVLVHIFFLLGQNITNQSVELLNDTPTIISSTAAILRLWDDLGGAKDENQDGNDGSYVRCYLEEHQGCSIDEAREKAVNMISDEWKKLNRELLSPNPFSATFTSASLNLARMVPLMYSYDGNQCLPSLEEYMKSMLYETVSM, from the exons ATG GATGACATTTTTGTCCAACATTCTCAGAAGTTGGAGTTATTCAGGCATGTACTGAGAAATGTAGCAGAGCTAGATGCCCTTGAAGGTTTGAATGTGATCGATGCTGTTCAACGGCTAGGCATTGATTATCACTTTCAACAAGAAATCGATGAAATACTTCACAAGCAGATGAATATGGTGTCTGCCCATGATGATCTTCATGAGGTTGCACTTCGCTTTCGACTACTGAGACAACAGGGTTACGTCGTGCCTGATG ATGTGTTTAACAACTTCAAGGAAAGCAATGGGATGTTCAAGCAAGCTTTGGGTGAAGACATCAAGGGATTGATCAGCTTTTATGAAGCTTCACATCTAGATACAGAAGGAGAAGATACACTTGTCGAAGCTGGAAAATATAGTGCTCATCTGCTAAAGACCTCTTTGCCTCATCTTGATCATCATCAGGCGAGAATTGTGGGCAATACATTGGGGAATCCTCATCACAAATGTTTGGCCTCATTCATGGCCAGGAAGTTTTTTGTTACTTCTCAAGGAACCAATACATGGttaaatttgctaaaagaagtaGCACAAACAGATTTCAGTATAGTCCAGTCTTTGTATCAGAATGAAATTGTTCAAATCTCTAA atGGTGGAAGGAGCTAGGATTGGCTAAGGAACTGAAGTTTGCAAGAGACCAACCACTGAAATGGTACATTTGGTCCATGGCATGCCTAGCAGATCCAAAGTTATCAGAGGAGAGGGTTGAGCTCACAAAACCCATCTCATTTATCTATTTGATAGATGACATTTTTGATGTTTATGGAACCCTTAATGAACTCATTCTCTTCACAGAAGCTGTTAATAG ATGGGATATTGCTGCTATAGACCATTTACCAGACTACATGAAGATATGCTTCAAGGCTCTCTATGATATGACTAATGAAATCAGCTGCAAGGTCTATAAAAAGCATGGATGGAACCCCTTGCAATCTTTGAAAAAGACG TGGGCGAGTCTTTGCAATGCATTTTTGGTGGAAGCAAAATGGTTCGCATCTGGGCAGCTGCCAAAGTCAGAAGAGTACTTGAAGAATGGCATTGTTTCTTCTGGGGTAAATGTGGTTCTTGtccacattttttttctcttgggtCAAAACATAACCAACCAGAGTGTGGAGTTGTTGAATGACACTCCAACTATTATATCGTCCACAGCAGCAATTCTTCGACTTTGGGACGACTTGGGAGGTGCAAAGGATGAGAACCAGGATGGGAACGATGGGTCGTATGTAAGGTGCTACTTAGAGGAACATCAAGGCTGTTCCATTGACGAGGCGCGAGAAAAGGCTGTTAATATGATTTCAGACGAATGGAAAAAGCTGAACAGAGAATTGCTCTCTCCAAATCcattttcagcaacattcaCTTCGGCTTCCCTTAATCTCGCAAGAATGGTCCCCCTGATGTATAGCTATGATGGCAACCAATGCCTTCCATCACTTGAAGAGTATATGAAATCAATGTTGTATGAGACTGTATCGATGTAA
- the LOC112202906 gene encoding protein FAR1-RELATED SEQUENCE 5-like translates to MDNSLGATDIDIENSDLKLDWKPRKGMEFDSEQAAYDFYNRYGGKKGFSIRRETHGKNKRTKELTSRLFVCCKEGIRSKDKRDYMIRKPKAETRTGCGAKLCIKLNRRNNKFFVSDFVEEHNHLLVGKECSHMLPSQRKVQDSQGIDIDLAHDSGIGVTSLYELMGKQAGGRDVVGYTKQDVKNYLQSRRQRSLEYGEAGYIMKYFSDQTLENPSFYHAMQLDSEEQITNLFWADAKMIIDYGQFGDVVSFDTTYKVNKSNRPLAVFVGFNHHRETIIFGVAIMYDERVDSFIWLFETFLRAMSGKAPNAIFTDQDAAMAKAL, encoded by the coding sequence ATGGATAATTCATTGGGTGCTACAGACATTGATATTGAGAATTCTGATTTGAAGTTGGATTGGAAACCTAGAAAAGGAATGGAGTTTGATTCTGAACAAGCAGCTTATGACTTCTACAATAGATATGGAGGAAAAAAGGGGTTTAGTATTAGAAGGGAGACTCATGGTAAgaataaaagaacaaaagaactCACTTCAAGATTATTTGTTTGCTGTAAGGAAGGTATTCGATCTAAAGATAAGAGGGATTACATGATCAGAAAACCCAAAGCAGAGACAAGAACAGGTTGCGGTGCTAAACTTTGTATTAAATTGAATAGGAGGAACAATAAGTTCTTTGTTAGCGATTTTGTTGAAGAGCACAATCATCTTCTTGTGGGGAAAGAATGTTCCCACATGCTACCTTCACAACGGAAAGTACAAGACTCTCAAGGCATTGACATAGACTTAGCACACGATTCTGGAATTGGTGTGACTTCTCTATATGAATTGATGGGTAAGCAAGCAGGTGGAAGAGATGTTGTTGGGTATACAAAACAGGATGTAAAAAACTACCTTCAATCAAGGAGACAGAGAAGCTTGGAGTATGGAGAAGCTGGATATATTATGAAATATTTTTCAGATCAAACATTGGAAAACCCTTCATTCTACCATGCTATGCAATTAGATAGTGAGGAGCAAATAACAAACTTATTTTGGGCAGATGCTAAAATGATCATTGATTATGGCCAATTTGGGGATGTTGTTAGTTTTGATACAACATACAAGGTTAACAAATCTAATAGACCTCTTGCTGTGTTTGTCGGATTCAATCATCACCGCGAGACTATTATATTTGGGGTGGCTATAATGTATGATGAAAGAGTCGATTCATTTATATGGTTGTTTGAGACATTTTTGAGGGCAATGTCTGGAAAGGCTCCAAATGCAATATTTACAGATCAAGATGCTGCAATGGCAAAGGCTCTTTGA
- the LOC112165598 gene encoding pentatricopeptide repeat-containing protein At3g13160, mitochondrial, producing the protein MFLLQGHTHFLSHSFNVKPKTPATPPKTMSFCRLLRRAFSTATTQPKPTTAKSIRAISADLDRERNLKRLVKKFKESSELYRFRTKTPIYEETVRRLTNAKRFRAIEEILEDQKKYPDFSDEGFAVRILSLYGKAGMFENAQKVFDEMPERNCGRTVLSFNALLGSCVNSNKFDMVEKIFGEVPEKLSIEPDLVSYNTVIKAFCKMGSFDSAVSVVDVMEKKGVKPDVITFNTILDCLYGNKRFLDAEKIWGQMVEKNVVPNIRSYNAKLLGFALEKRSVEGAQLVEELRNIGVKPDVFTFNALIKGFVNEGNLGEAKRWYGEIEKSSCAPDKWTFETLVSFVCEKDDVEFAFELCKDIFQRRRLVSAALLQPVVDGLVKASMIEEAKELVKLGNANNYRRFNLKLTSDK; encoded by the coding sequence ATGTTTCTACTCCAAGGTCACACTCATTTTCTCTCACACTCTTTTAACGTTAAACCCAAAACCCCGGCCACCCCCCCTAAAACGATGTCGTTTTGTCGCCTCCTCCGCCGTGCATTTTCCACCGCCACCACCCAGCCCAAACCCACAACCGCCAAGAGCATCAGAGCCATCTCCGCTGACCTCGACAGAGAGCGCAACCTCAAACGCCTCGTCAAGAAGTTCAAAGAGTCCTCAGAGCTCTACCGCTTCCGAACCAAAACCCCCATTTACGAAGAGACCGTTCGCCGCCTCACCAACGCCAAGCGCTTCCGTGCGATCGAAGAAATCCTAGAGGACCAGAAGAAGTATCCGGATTTCTCCGACGAGGGTTTCGCCGTCCGAATCCTTTCTCTTTATGGAAAGGCCGGCATGTTTGAGAATGCCCAGAAGGTGTTCGACGAAATGCCTGAGAGAAACTGCGGCCGCACCGTGTTGTCTTTCAATGCCCTCCTGGGGTCCTGCGTGAACTCCAACAAGTTTGATATGGTTGAGAAGATTTTCGGGGAGGTACCGGAGAAGTTGTCGATTGAGCCGGATTTGGTGTCGTACAATACTGTGATCAAGGCATTTTGCAAGATGGGTTCGTTTGACTCTGCGGTTTCGGTGGTTGATGTGATGGAGAAGAAGGGTGTGAAGCCGGATGTAATCACGTTCAATACGATTTTGGATTGCTTGTATGGGAATAAGCGGTTTTTGGATGCTGAGAAGATATGGGGTCAAATGGTGGAGAAGAATGTCGTTCCTAATATTAGGAGCTACAATGCCAAATTGCTGGGGTTTGCTTTGGAGAAGAGGAGTGTAGAAGGGGCTCAGTTAGTTGAAGAGTTGAGGAATATTGGAGTGAAACCTGATGTGTTCACCTTCAATGCCTTGATTAAGGGCTTTGTGAATGAGGGGAACTTGGGTGAAGCTAAGCGGTGGTATGGTGAAATAGAGAAGAGTAGTTGTGCTCCGGATAAATGGACTTTCGAGACgcttgtttcctttgtttgtGAGAAGGATGATGTTGAGTTTGCTTTTGAGCTGTGCAAGGACATTTTCCAAAGGCGCCGCCTTGTGAGTGCGGCACTGTTGCAGCCTGTGGTGGATGGACTAGTCAAGGCCTCCATGATTGAGGAGGCAAAGGAACTTGTCAAACTTGGGAACGCTAATAACTACAGACGTTTTAATCTGAAGCTGACTTCAGACAAATAG
- the LOC112202907 gene encoding (3S,6E)-nerolidol synthase 1: MASSSQAFFKFFNPQICPKRISHIGHSNVVRLTPKKRPTSQKCGIAQDLSLLSSSSTPIELISYDTKHTKTMDDIFVQHSQKLEVFRHVLRNVADLEALEGLNMIDAAQRLGIDYHFQQEIDEILHKQMNSISVHGDLHEVALRFRLLRQQGYFVPDDVFNNFKESNGMFKQALGEDIKGLMSLYEASHLGTEGEDTLVEAGKYSAHLLKTSLPHLDHHQARIVGNTLGNPHHKSLASFMARNFFVTSQGTNTWSNLLKEVAKTDFSMVQSLYQNEIVQISKWWKELGLAKELKFARDQPLKWYIWSMACLADPKLSEERVELTKPISFIYLIDDIFDVYGTLHELILFTEAVNRWDIAAIDHLPDYMKICFKALYDMTNEISCKVYKKHGWNPLQSLKKTWASLCNAFLVEAKWFASGQLPKSEEYLKNGIVSSGVNVVLVHIFFLLGQNITKQSVELLNDTPTIISSTAAILRLWDDLGSAKDENQDGNDGSYVRCYLEEHQGCSIDEAREKTVNMISDEWKKLNRELLSPNPFPATFTSASLNLARMVPLMYSYDGNQCLPSLKEYMKSMLYETVSM; encoded by the exons ATGGCATCTTCTTCTCAGGCCTTCTTTAAATTCTTCAATCCCCAAATTTGTCCAAAAAGAATCTCACATATTGGCCACTCTAACGTCGTACGTCTTACACCTAAGAAGCGGCCTACTTCTCAAAAATGCGGCATTGCCCAAGATCTTAGCTTGCTTTCCAGTTCCAGTACTCCAATAGAACTGATTAGCTATGACACTAAGCATACTAAAACTATG GATGACATTTTTGTCCAACATTCTCAGAAGTTGGAGGTATTCAGGCATGTACTGAGAAATGTAGCAGACCTAGAAGCCCTTGAAGGTTTGAATATGATCGATGCTGCTCAACGGCTAGGTATCGATTACCACTTTCAACAAGAAATCGACGAAATTCTGCACAAACAGATGAATAGTATATCTGTTCATGGTGACCTTCATGAGGTTGCACTTCGCTTTCGACTACTAAGACAACAGGGTTACTTCGTGCCTGATG ATGTGTTTAACAACTTCAAGGAAAGCAATGGGATGTTCAAGCAAGCTTTGGGTGAAGACATCAAGGGATTGATGAGCTTATATGAAGCTTCACATCTAGGTACAGAAGGAGAAGATACACTTGTTGAAGCTGGAAAATATAGTGCCCATCTGCTAAAGACCTCTTTGCCACATCTTGATCATCATCAAGCCAGAATTGTGGGCAATACATTGGGGAATCCTCATCACAAAAGCTTGGCCTCATTCATGGCTAGGAACTTTTTTGTTACTTCTCAAGGAACCAATACATGGTcaaatttgctaaaagaagtaGCAAAAACAGATTTCAGTATGGTCCAGTCTCTGTACCAGAATGAAATTGTTCAAATCTCCAA aTGGTGGAAGGAGCTAGGATTGGCTAAGGAACTGAAGTTTGCAAGAGACCAACCACTAAAATGGTACATTTGGTCCATGGCATGCCTAGCAGATCCAAAGTTATCAGAGGAGAGGGTTGAGCTCACAAAACCCATCTCATTTATCTATTTGATAGATGACATTTTTGATGTTTATGGAACCCTCCATGAACTCATTCTCTTCACAGAAGCTGTTAACAG ATGGGATATTGCTGCTATAGACCATTTACCAGACTACATGAAGATATGCTTCAAGGCTCTCTATGATATGACTAATGAAATCAGCTGCAAGGTCTATAAAAAGCATGGATGGAACCCCTTGCAATCTTTGAAAAAGACG TGGGCAAGCCTTTGCAATGCATTTTTGGTGGAAGCAAAATGGTTCGCATCTGGACAGTTGCCAAAGTCAGAAGAGTACTTGAAGAATGGCATTGTTTCTTCTGGGGTAAATGTGGTTCTTGtccacattttttttctcttgggtCAAAATATAACCAAACAGAGTGTGGAGTTGTTGAATGACACTCCAACTATTATATCGTCCACAGCAGCAATTCTTCGACTTTGGGACGACTTGGGAAGTGCAAAGGATGAGAACCAGGATGGGAACGATGGATCGTATGTAAGGTGCTACTTAGAGGAACATCAAGGTTGTTCCATTGACGAGGCACGAGAAAAGACTGTTAATATGATTTCAGATGAATGGAAGAAACTGAACAGAGAATTGCTCTCTCCTAATCCATTTCCTGCAACATTCACTTCGGCTTCCCTTAATCTCGCAAGAATGGTCCCCCTGATGTATAGTTATGATGGCAATCAATGCCTTCCATCACTTAAAGAGTATATGAAATCAATGTTGTATGAGACTGTATCAATGTAA